The DNA segment CAAAGAGCCTTTGACACTTGTGGATGACAGCTTTAGCAGTTGCATATTTTTGTTTGGTCCAGGCATGGAAAAAAACATGGACAATGTAGCTGCCCTGGTCAGGCAGTCTCTGGCTGACGACCATGAACTCAAAGTCTGGCGCCCATCAGACGCCCAGCGCCAGATGCGTATTGCTTCCGATGACTGGCCATTTTTGTACTTGCAATTTGATACCACCGGAATGCTTCTTTATAGTAGCTTTCTTTTATTCACTATTTTGATTCCAGTGCCTTTTCTTTTTCGTGTAGACAAAACCTCAGTACTGGCGCCGCAATCATTTGCCATGTTTGTTTTGGGCGAAGCCTTTATGTTGATGGAGACTAAGTGCTGCACTGAGTTGTCGCTCATTTATGGCAACACCTGGGTAGTCAGCTCTGTGGTTATTTTCTCTTTCCTGACTCTAGGCTATCTGGCCAATCTGCTGGTACTAAAACAACAATCCATCAAATTGCCCTTTGTCTACATCGCACTGACCATAATACTGGTGGCAGATTACTTCCTCTCCTTTCATGGACTTAATTTGCCATCAGCACAAAGCAAAATACTGATGACAGTGATGACCTGCCTGCCTGTATTCTTTGGTGGCATTTTGTTCTCATCACATTTTAAATCAATCAAAGATCCCAACATGGGACTAGCGGCCAATTTGCTTGGCGTCACCTTTGGTGGCTTATTAGAAAACCTCTGTGTAGTTGGCGGCATCAAGAGCCTGAGCTTGCTCACACTCTTTCTATATTTGCTGTCTGCTTTGCCATTTTTGATCAAACCAAAAGCAGGACAAGCGGCTACAACAGGCGCTCAGGCAGATGGGGACAGCGCAGCAGAGGACTCAGCTAAAACTGGGCTTTAACTCTCAGTCGACCCGTTAGAGCAACATCAGACACTCAAACCAAACCGTTATCGCAGGCGTACTTTACTAGAGCCGTACGACTCTTGAGCTTGAGTTTTTTGCGGATGCGACTGGCATGCAACTCTACTGTAGACTCAGTGAGAAATAATCTTTGTGCAATTTCTTTGTTGGCATAACCAGAAGCAATTAAGCGCAATACTTCCATCTCGCGATTAGAAAGACTGGCTGATTCAGGGCTCTCAAACATCGGTCGCTCCTCAGCAGCCTTTGCAGATGCTTTGGCAAACGCACAGCAGTCTCAAGTGCGTAGGTCAATTGCTCAGTGAGATTACCCATCAAACTAGAATGAAAAAGCTGGTCTTTTAGCTCATGCTGGTTGAGACAATGGCTTAGCGCGATACTCGCTTGATTAACAACAGTCTCGATACATTCAAGCTCGACTTTGCTCCAATTTCTTCTGGTGTTATGGACTAAAAGCACCACACCATAGAGCCCGCCTTGATTTGTCAAAGGCGCTCCCGCGAGGCTGACAATGCCATTGTCCAACAAGAGATCGGTTTCTTTTTCGGTAAATTCATAGGCCGCAGCAAGCTCAGCAATGTCACTATATCCGGTGCAGCGCTGAGTAAAAAGAGACATGGCAAAAGGAGGAAACTGTCCGGTACGACCAAGACCAAGCGGCGAGAGATCAGGCTCCTCGTATTCGTGGCTGACTTGACTTTGCACCCCAGTAAGAGCCGTGCCAATTTGTCTAACCACAAGACAACGACTCGGTCTAAAAGCACGTCCCAGGCTATCGACAAGACCCTGCAACATATAATCGCGATCTAGCGAGGCAAAGAGCCGACAGATAGTCTGCCTCATCCACCGCTCCAAACCAAGCTGGACAGCTTGCTCCGAATTGCGACCGGTGCTGCCTAGATGTGGCGCAAGAAGTGCAGCAAGTTCGCTTATTTGAGGCAACAAGTCTTTGTAGTTTGTCTTACTCGATGCACCATTGCCGCCCTCACTCTTTTTGACACTGACA comes from the Candidatus Obscuribacter sp. genome and includes:
- a CDS encoding response regulator transcription factor, coding for MFESPESASLSNREMEVLRLIASGYANKEIAQRLFLTESTVELHASRIRKKLKLKSRTALVKYACDNGLV
- a CDS encoding GAF domain-containing protein; translated protein: MSAYQKVLKAVARSLELEQLVVFRLEDGGSGVVLSQVRDLTLHPIAEHTMAELALTESSLTKALKAGTCLTFTHTLAAGGRFALDAKNVSIGLDGSNNGKELLVPIFDNSVQPALMIGALAVSVKKSEGGNGASSKTNYKDLLPQISELAALLAPHLGSTGRNSEQAVQLGLERWMRQTICRLFASLDRDYMLQGLVDSLGRAFRPSRCLVVRQIGTALTGVQSQVSHEYEEPDLSPLGLGRTGQFPPFAMSLFTQRCTGYSDIAELAAAYEFTEKETDLLLDNGIVSLAGAPLTNQGGLYGVVLLVHNTRRNWSKVELECIETVVNQASIALSHCLNQHELKDQLFHSSLMGNLTEQLTYALETAVRLPKHLQRLLRSDRCLRALNQPVFLIARWKYCA